A single genomic interval of Apis cerana isolate GH-2021 linkage group LG14, AcerK_1.0, whole genome shotgun sequence harbors:
- the LOC107992572 gene encoding 26S proteasome non-ATPase regulatory subunit 12, which produces MEVDYSSNCDVKIPECKKLANEGKLHDALDQLLALEKLARTSADVASTSRILVAIVQICLEAKNWAILNEHIVLLSKRRSQLKRAVTAMVQECCTYVDKMPDKETKIKLIETLRTVTEGKIYVEVERARLTHRLAKIKEEDGDISGAAAVMLELQVETYGSMSRLEKASLILEQMRLCLAKKDFMRTQIIAKKINVKFFNDENDEETQSLKLKYYDLMMELARHEGWHLELCRHNRAVLETPTVRDDPEKRHAALSRAVLYLVLAPHEPEQADLTHRLLSDKLLDEIPTYKELLRLFVNPELIKWSGLCEIYERDLKATEVFSLWTEEGRKRWADLRNRVVEHNIRIMAKYYTKITLTRMAELLDLPVEETEACLCSLVETGVINARTDRPAGVVRFTGTQEPAALLDAWAASLSKLMSLVNHTTHLIHQEEMLAVAQS; this is translated from the exons atggagGTGGATTATAGTAGCAATTGTGATGTTAAAATTCcagaatgtaaaaaattagcaAATGAAGGAAAGTTACATGATGCTTTGGACCAATTACTAGCATTAGAAAAACTAGCACGAACa agtgCAGATGTAGCATCTACATCACGAATTCTTGTTGCTATTGTTCAAATTTGTCTAGAAGCAAAGAATTGGGCAATATTAAATGAACACATAGTATTGCTGTCCAAAAGACGTTCTCAATTAAAACGAGCTGTTACAGCAATGGTTCAAGAATGTTGTACTTATGTAGATAAAATGCCTGATAAAGAaaccaaaattaaattgatagaaaCATTACGTACTGTAACTGAAGGAAAG ATATATGTAGAAGTCGAAAGAGCAAGACTTACTCATCGTTTGGCAAAAATCAAAGAAGAAGATGGAGATATTTCAGGTGCAGCAGCTGTTATGCTTGAATTACaa GTTGAAACATATGGTAGTATGTCACGTTTAGAAAAAGCATCTCTTATCCTAGAGCAAATGCGATTATGTTTagcaaaaaaagattttatgcgCACTCAAATAATAGctaagaaaattaatgttaaattttttaatgatgaaaatgatGAAGAAACACAATctcttaaattgaaatattatga tcTAATGATGGAATTGGCTCGTCATGAAGGTTGGCATTTAGAATTATGTAGACATAATCGAGCAGTATTGGAAACTCCAACAGTTAGAGATGATCCTGAAAAAAGACATGCTGCACTTTCACGAGCTGTTCTATATCTTGTACTTGCACCACATGAACCAGAACAAGCTGATTTGACCCATAGATTGCTTTCTGATAAACTTCTTGATGAAATACCAACATACAA gGAATTATTACGACTTTTTGTAAATCCAGAACTTATAAAATGGTCAGGACTTTgcgaaatttatgaaagagaTCTTAAAGCTACAGAAGTTTTTAGCCTATGGACTGAAGAAGGACGTAAACGATGGGCCGATCTTCGAAATCGTGTTGTCGAACAT AATATCAGGATTATGGCAAAATATTACACAAAAATTACATTGACTCGTATGGCTGAATTATTGGATTTACCAGTTGAAGAAACTGAAGCATGTCTATGCAGTTTAGTAGAAACTGGTGTGATAAATGCCCGTACAGATCGTCCAGCCGGTGTGGTTCGTTTTACAGGAACCCAAGAGCCGGCTGCTCTTTTGGACGCATGGGCTGCATCTTTATCAAAACTAATGAGTCTTGTCAATCATACAACTCATCTTATTCATCAAGAAGAAATGTTGGCTGTAGCTCAATcctga
- the LOC107992573 gene encoding uncharacterized protein LOC107992573 isoform X1 has translation MATVFESSFLSNRIHRIEERYEESTNTFGKCDCTSYSYLALSVILFMIGTAITIFSLDDIVGEHIFFKLGHMWLIGPIFICSGLMVAVKCMLYLRRKSVIQMIFHQRQLFRHLQELSGTRGIERIDIQTPGPPSYEAIAQESCNELPPPSYTEAVALIRKTIGSNTKSNSATVSCDSIAIDQNVRCKP, from the exons atgGCTACAGTTTTCGAAAGTTCATTCTTATCAAATAGAATACATCGTATCGAGGAACGATATGAAGAATCAACAAACACTTTTGGCAAATGTGACTGCACTAGCTATAGCTATCTTGCCTTGAGCGTCATTCTATTCATGATTGGAACcgctattactattttttctttggatGATATCGTAGGTGaacacatattttttaaacttggtCACATGTGGCTTATTGgtccaatatttatttgttctgGACTAATGGTAGCTGTCAAATGTATGCTTTATCTTCGACGAAAATCTGTTATACAAATGATCTTTCATCAACGACAATTATTTAga cATTTGCAGGAATTAAGCGGTACTCGTGGTATTGAACGTATTGATATACAAACTCCAGGTCCACCTTCTTATGAAGCAATTGCTCAGGAAAGCTGTAACGAATTACCTCCGCCTTCTTATACAGAAGCGGTAGCGCTTATACGCAAAACTATTGGAAGCa ATACCAAATCAAATAGTGCAACTGTTTCTTGCGATAGCATCGCTATTGATCAAAACGTCAGGTGTAAACCTTGA
- the LOC107992573 gene encoding uncharacterized protein LOC107992573 isoform X2: protein MATVFESSFLSNRIHRIEERYEESTNTFGKCDCTSYSYLALSVILFMIGTAITIFSLDDIVGEHIFFKLGHMWLIGPIFICSGLMVAVKCMLYLRRKSVIQMIFHQRQLFRELSGTRGIERIDIQTPGPPSYEAIAQESCNELPPPSYTEAVALIRKTIGSNTKSNSATVSCDSIAIDQNVRCKP, encoded by the exons atgGCTACAGTTTTCGAAAGTTCATTCTTATCAAATAGAATACATCGTATCGAGGAACGATATGAAGAATCAACAAACACTTTTGGCAAATGTGACTGCACTAGCTATAGCTATCTTGCCTTGAGCGTCATTCTATTCATGATTGGAACcgctattactattttttctttggatGATATCGTAGGTGaacacatattttttaaacttggtCACATGTGGCTTATTGgtccaatatttatttgttctgGACTAATGGTAGCTGTCAAATGTATGCTTTATCTTCGACGAAAATCTGTTATACAAATGATCTTTCATCAACGACAATTATTTAga GAATTAAGCGGTACTCGTGGTATTGAACGTATTGATATACAAACTCCAGGTCCACCTTCTTATGAAGCAATTGCTCAGGAAAGCTGTAACGAATTACCTCCGCCTTCTTATACAGAAGCGGTAGCGCTTATACGCAAAACTATTGGAAGCa ATACCAAATCAAATAGTGCAACTGTTTCTTGCGATAGCATCGCTATTGATCAAAACGTCAGGTGTAAACCTTGA